A genomic region of Candidatus Neomarinimicrobiota bacterium contains the following coding sequences:
- a CDS encoding MgtC/SapB family protein, whose amino-acid sequence MLSAIAFAIKILVAAAFVVAFSLGKGTAMPRDRVGFYALISVVTAAVTAVSQELNSGLLAGAVFVVIGFISYSQFQNEGDLFETLQAISPLWVVTVIGMCCGVGMLLQGAFLTFLAYYLLNYFPYLLGHDNKSEQAES is encoded by the coding sequence ATGCTGAGCGCTATCGCCTTTGCCATTAAGATACTCGTGGCTGCAGCTTTTGTTGTTGCTTTCTCACTGGGAAAAGGAACAGCCATGCCAAGGGACCGCGTCGGCTTTTATGCCCTAATATCTGTGGTGACGGCAGCTGTTACAGCCGTTTCACAGGAGTTAAATTCAGGATTGCTGGCCGGTGCCGTGTTTGTGGTCATCGGTTTTATTTCTTACAGTCAGTTTCAAAACGAGGGAGACTTATTCGAAACTCTTCAAGCCATATCACCACTCTGGGTAGTTACAGTTATTGGGATGTGCTGCGGCGTTGGAATGCTCCTTCAAGGTGCTTTCCTGACGTTCCTCGCTTATTATTTGCTGAACTATTTCCCTTATCTGCTGGGGCATGATAATAAATCAGAACAGGCGGAGAGCTAA
- the lepB gene encoding signal peptidase I: MYDNRVARILQEIKSLLIILIIALSLRATVVEAYIVPTGSMENTIMTGDFLIGNKFVYGMRTPDWIGIPYTQLGFYVPWLRFPHFRKPHQGDVVIFKYPRDHFQKYVKRCVAEPGQTIKVRGKKVWVDSEEFELPEHGKLIDRTVLQNGLRQPGIFLREEWNRDNFGPIRLPAAGDEVAINKDTDWDYLLPLMLMDGHEVTLKGNGITSEYIFTMKDANDIARRYVSGLGKWIHNIFYSEPYRPEKMERLYKQYYNQHNPDGELLNVWNFQFTDEALNFLWMDGEPMNWISSYNVEQNYYWMMGDNRDDSADSRYWGFVPEELILGEAVIIYMSWGFNGDGPRFNRIGKIIS; encoded by the coding sequence ATGTACGATAATCGAGTTGCACGAATATTGCAGGAGATCAAATCTCTTCTGATTATTCTTATTATCGCTCTTTCTCTGAGGGCCACCGTTGTTGAGGCATACATCGTTCCTACGGGCTCCATGGAAAACACCATCATGACAGGTGATTTTCTTATCGGCAACAAGTTTGTCTACGGTATGCGGACGCCCGACTGGATCGGTATTCCATACACCCAACTGGGCTTCTATGTACCATGGTTACGGTTCCCCCATTTCAGAAAACCCCACCAAGGAGACGTGGTCATTTTCAAATATCCTCGCGACCATTTCCAGAAGTATGTAAAAAGGTGCGTTGCTGAGCCGGGCCAGACTATTAAGGTTCGGGGAAAGAAAGTTTGGGTAGACAGCGAAGAATTCGAACTGCCGGAACATGGGAAACTGATTGATCGAACAGTTCTCCAAAACGGGCTCAGGCAGCCGGGGATATTTTTGCGGGAAGAGTGGAACAGGGATAATTTTGGTCCCATCAGATTACCTGCCGCTGGGGATGAGGTTGCCATCAACAAAGATACCGACTGGGATTATCTACTTCCTCTTATGCTCATGGATGGTCATGAGGTGACGCTTAAAGGGAATGGTATAACAAGTGAATACATTTTTACTATGAAGGACGCCAATGATATCGCCCGGCGGTATGTGTCCGGACTTGGAAAGTGGATCCACAATATTTTTTACTCAGAACCTTACCGTCCGGAGAAAATGGAGAGGCTATACAAACAGTACTATAATCAGCACAATCCTGATGGGGAGCTTTTAAACGTATGGAACTTCCAGTTTACTGATGAGGCGCTGAACTTCCTCTGGATGGATGGTGAACCCATGAATTGGATTTCAAGCTATAACGTAGAGCAAAATTACTACTGGATGATGGGGGACAATCGTGACGACAGCGCCGATTCCCGGTATTGGGGGTTTGTGCCGGAAGAGCTGATTCTTGGTGAGGCTGTTATTATCTATATGTCTTGGGGTTTTAATGGTGATGGGCCCCGTTTCAACAGGATTGGCAAAATTATATCATAG